In the genome of Denticeps clupeoides chromosome 13, fDenClu1.1, whole genome shotgun sequence, one region contains:
- the cryba1a gene encoding crystallin, beta A1a has translation MALTNPMPMGPWKITVYDQENFQGKRMEFTSSCQNIMDCGFDNIRSLKVECGAWAGYEHSSFCGQQFVLERGDYPRWESWSGSNAYHIERLMSFRPICSANHKESKIVVFERENFIGRQWEMNDDYPSLQAMGWPNNEIGSMQVQSGAWVCYQYPGYRGYQYILECDRHGGEYKHYREWGSHAQTFQVQSLRRIQQ, from the exons ATGGCTCTGACTAATCCCATGCCTATGGGACCATGGAAG ATCACGGTGTACGACCAGGAGAACTTCCAAGGCAAGCGCATGGAGTTCACCTCATCGTGCCAGAACATCATGGACTGTGGCTTTGACAACATCCGCTCCCTGAAGGTGGAGTGTGGAGC CTGGGCGGGCTACGAGCATTCCAGCTTCTGCGGGCAGCAGTTTGTGCTGGAGAGGGGTGACTACCCACGCTGGGAGTCCTGGAGTGGCAGCAACGCTTACCACATCGAGAGACTGATGTCCTTCCGCCCAATCTGCTCCGCG AACCATAAGGAGTCCAAGATTGTTGTGTTTGAGCGGGAGAACTTCATTGGTCGCCAGTGGGAAATGAATGATGACTACCCCTCTCTTCAGGCCATGGGCTGGCCTAACAACGAAATTGGATCGATGCAGGTTCAGAGTGGAGC CTGGGTGTGCTATCAGTACCCCGGTTACCGTGGCTACCAGTACATTTTGGAGTGCGATCGTCATGGAGGCGAGTACAAACATTACAGAGAGTGGGGGTCCCACGCTCAGACTTTCCAGGTCCAGTCCCTCCGCCGCATCCAGCAGTGA
- the crybb1l3 gene encoding crystallin, beta B1, like 3 → MSHSGVQGSIGSHPAVGLRNHVMYVYEFENFQGRMMELFGECQNLCDKGFDRVRSIRVECGPWMGYEQQNMCGEMFMLEKGEYPRWDTWSNSYRCDCLMSVRPVRMDSQDHKICLFECNNFEGRKMEVCDEDIPSLWSYGFQDRVGSIQVTGGTWVGYQYPGYRGFQYVFECGPFKHWNEWGAHSPQIQSIRRVRDMQSHRRGCFEMSA, encoded by the exons ATGTCTCACTCTGGAGTTCAAGGCAGCATCGGAAGCCACCCCGCCGTGGGGCTCCGCAACCATGTA ATGTACGTCTACGAGTTTGAGAACTTCCAAGGACGCATGATGGAGCTGTTCGGGGAGTGCCAAAACCTGTGTGACAAAGGCTTTGACAGAGTCAGATCCATCAGGGTGGAGTGTGGACC CTGGATGGGGTACGAGCAGCAGAACATGTGTGGTGAGATGTTCATGCTGGAGAAGGGAGAGTATCCTCGTTGGGACACCTGGTCCAACAGCTACAGGTGTGACTGCCTGATGTCCGTCCGGCCCGTTCGTATG GATTCACAGGATCACAAGATTTGCCTGTTTGAGTGCAACAACTTCGAGGGACGTAAAATGGAGGTGTGCGATGAGGACATCCCCAGTCTGTGGTCCTATGGCTTCCAGGACAGAGTAGGAAGCATCCAAGTCACTGGTGGAAC ATGGGTAGGATACCAGTACCCCGGTTACCGTGGTTTCCAGTACGTGTTTGAGTGTGGCCCCTTCAAGCACTGGAACGAGTGGGGAGCCCACAGCCCCCAGATTCAGTCCATACGCAGAGTGAGGGACATGCAGTCACACCGCCGTGGCTGCTTTGAGATGAGCGCATAG